From the Bacillus tuaregi genome, one window contains:
- a CDS encoding nucleotidyltransferase domain-containing protein, translated as MIESWLKEIEENYRIEILFASETGSRVWGGATKQSDYDIRFIYKHRDIRSYLSLRKAQETIDFPAPYDAQGWDIYKAFHLMQKSNPGLCEWVFSPVLYRDCQHFSVRLRKYIKDNYSLVSLFYHYIHLMDRNVKDICHKALTERKQKQFIQAVRAFLLAKVIVTEQKVPLDALYSDFSSSFPEDDTIVTFYQQLLAAKVKGELFPASDVRTVLVRIEQEKQGLLDESHRLPKGKLIEKELNRWIWELLRV; from the coding sequence ATGATTGAGTCTTGGTTAAAGGAAATCGAAGAAAATTACAGGATTGAGATTTTATTCGCCTCTGAAACCGGAAGTCGGGTCTGGGGAGGAGCAACAAAGCAATCTGACTATGATATTCGTTTTATCTATAAGCACCGTGATATTAGAAGTTATTTGTCTTTAAGAAAGGCGCAGGAAACGATTGATTTTCCTGCGCCTTATGATGCCCAAGGATGGGATATATATAAAGCCTTCCATTTAATGCAAAAATCGAATCCAGGTTTATGCGAATGGGTTTTTTCTCCCGTTCTGTATCGTGATTGTCAGCATTTTTCTGTCAGGCTGCGAAAATATATTAAGGATAATTATTCTCTTGTTTCCTTGTTTTATCATTATATTCATTTAATGGATCGCAATGTAAAGGACATTTGTCATAAGGCTTTGACAGAGAGAAAGCAAAAGCAATTCATCCAAGCGGTGCGTGCGTTTTTGCTAGCAAAAGTGATTGTAACCGAACAAAAAGTGCCGTTAGACGCTCTATATAGTGATTTTTCGTCTTCATTTCCGGAGGATGATACTATTGTTACTTTTTACCAACAGCTATTGGCAGCAAAGGTGAAAGGAGAGCTATTTCCTGCTTCAGATGTTAGAACTGTATTAGTGAGGATAGAGCAGGAAAAACAAGGGTTACTTGATGAATCCCATCGTTTACCAAAAGGGAAATTGATTGAAAAAGAACTGAACCGATGGATTTGGGAGCTATTACGTGTATGA
- a CDS encoding dynamin family protein produces the protein MVKIEIKKDAALLRGQIAALYEMFQKQENSQSAERARDLALKLEKQEYSIAFCGHFSAGKSSMINRIMGENILPSSPIPTSANLVKIKSGDDYAKVFFKEDRPLVYPAPYDYDQVKSYCKDGDQIQSIEISYSKTSIPKDTIIMDTPGIDSTDDAHRIATESALHLADLVFYVMDYNHVQSELNFLFTKELTEAGKEVYLVINQIDKHRDEELSFTEFQESVKNSFASWGVTPAKIFYTSLKKTDHPHNQFPALRQFIEEKVNSRLDALPESVFQSLTKLGEEHRLFIKEKDEEAIRELNERLAQLSEADRSSLPENVAALKSQLNELMDSLKQKEKKLYDEIDSVLDNAYVMPFQTRDLAEQYLASRQPEFKVGLFFSKQKTEQERRQRLDRFFADFAEKVTSQIDWHMKELFVRNLKENEIEDDELLSSVQSFKVGFDQDLLVSTVKDGARLSGDYVLTYTRDVTNEIKRKTKEQILPYQTAFFTRLKEKQDVQKRKLDEEYAMLSAYYSAYQEIAELEEKQLLANIQIEQVLTGHFNHHDYQELIKKLAVDQTEEAEVIITDSLDKPSEVEKEKKSRSVRSVVSNQQNHQTELEALIPGLKFAANQVKGVPGFKKLAEELGQKAERLENQSFTVALFGAFSAGKSSFANALLGERLLPVSPNPTTAAINKIMPIDGEHPHGTVLVKLKAFTTLMDDVTRSLAAFGSHADTLQNAVTSAQAVIGNHNDVDAYEKTHLAFLQAFVRGIGAYQNQLGETIQTDLANFSGFVANEEKSCLVEWIEVYFDCELTRKGITLVDTPGADSINARHTGVAFEYIKNSDAILFVTYYNHAFSKADREFLIQLGRVKDTFALDKMFFIVNAIDLAHDEEEMNAVLDYVEDQLVTYGIRQPHLYPVSSLISLKEKLAGRLTEQSGIRLFEERFYSFIENDLRGIAVNSAKLEMERVLTQLQSFIHSAEEDQDTKAKKRIQLETEKVQISELIQSQQTVFVQKRLAQEADELVFYIKQRVFLRFSDFLKEAFNPALLKDDGRNLKKALQTALDGFLEDFGYDFAQELRATTLRIEAFIRKNLTQSERSIISAIEEHNSELSFSSYEMNRLEGIDFETAFVSLDKERFKAALAYFKNPKSFFEKNERKLLGEELEANLQEPADDYLAAGKQSLQEHYGNLLEAEFHQLLAYLTEQVEEYYQGVLASISNEIPIDELRAIERNLLVNAEKIQKQ, from the coding sequence ATGGTCAAAATTGAAATAAAGAAAGATGCAGCATTGTTAAGGGGACAAATTGCTGCTTTATATGAAATGTTTCAAAAGCAAGAAAATAGTCAATCGGCTGAACGGGCAAGAGATTTAGCTCTTAAGCTTGAAAAACAAGAATATTCTATCGCCTTTTGTGGTCATTTTTCTGCGGGAAAATCCAGTATGATTAACCGGATTATGGGTGAGAACATTCTGCCCTCAAGTCCGATACCGACGAGCGCTAATCTTGTTAAAATCAAATCTGGAGATGATTATGCAAAGGTATTCTTTAAGGAAGACCGGCCGCTCGTTTATCCAGCTCCGTATGATTATGATCAAGTAAAATCATATTGTAAGGATGGAGATCAGATTCAATCGATTGAAATTAGTTATTCAAAAACATCCATCCCGAAGGATACCATCATTATGGATACACCTGGGATTGATTCGACGGATGATGCCCACCGCATCGCAACTGAATCTGCATTACATTTGGCCGATTTGGTCTTTTATGTCATGGACTACAATCATGTTCAAAGTGAATTGAACTTTCTTTTTACAAAGGAATTGACAGAAGCGGGTAAGGAAGTCTATTTAGTCATAAATCAAATAGATAAGCATCGTGATGAGGAATTGAGCTTTACTGAGTTTCAGGAAAGTGTAAAGAATTCATTTGCATCGTGGGGCGTAACACCGGCAAAAATCTTTTATACGTCATTAAAGAAAACGGACCACCCACATAATCAGTTTCCAGCTCTTAGACAGTTTATTGAGGAAAAGGTCAACAGCCGGTTGGATGCTCTTCCTGAATCGGTTTTCCAATCACTCACGAAATTAGGTGAGGAGCATCGATTATTCATAAAAGAAAAAGACGAGGAAGCCATTCGTGAGCTCAATGAACGTTTAGCACAGTTGTCAGAAGCTGACAGGAGCAGTCTGCCTGAAAATGTTGCAGCACTTAAAAGTCAGCTGAATGAATTAATGGATTCTTTGAAGCAGAAGGAAAAGAAGCTGTATGATGAGATTGATAGTGTACTAGATAATGCCTATGTCATGCCTTTCCAAACTCGTGATTTAGCGGAGCAATATTTAGCTTCTAGACAGCCTGAGTTCAAGGTCGGTTTGTTTTTCTCAAAACAGAAAACCGAGCAGGAGCGCAGACAGAGGCTAGACCGTTTCTTTGCAGATTTTGCTGAAAAGGTTACATCACAGATTGATTGGCATATGAAGGAATTGTTTGTGAGGAATTTGAAAGAGAATGAAATTGAAGATGACGAACTGCTTTCTTCAGTTCAAAGCTTTAAGGTTGGATTTGATCAAGACCTTCTTGTTTCAACGGTTAAGGATGGTGCTCGGCTTTCTGGTGATTATGTTTTGACGTACACAAGGGACGTAACAAATGAAATCAAAAGAAAGACGAAAGAGCAAATATTACCATACCAGACTGCCTTTTTCACAAGATTAAAGGAAAAGCAGGATGTGCAAAAACGAAAGCTTGACGAGGAATATGCAATGCTTTCAGCTTATTACAGCGCTTATCAGGAAATTGCAGAGCTTGAAGAAAAGCAACTCTTGGCTAATATTCAAATCGAGCAGGTGTTAACTGGACATTTTAATCACCATGATTATCAAGAGCTGATCAAGAAGTTGGCCGTAGACCAAACGGAAGAGGCGGAGGTTATTATTACTGATAGCCTGGATAAACCGTCAGAAGTGGAAAAAGAGAAAAAATCACGTTCTGTTCGTTCAGTGGTATCTAATCAACAGAATCATCAAACTGAATTGGAAGCCCTTATTCCAGGCTTAAAATTTGCTGCTAATCAAGTAAAGGGAGTACCAGGATTTAAAAAGCTAGCCGAAGAGCTTGGGCAAAAAGCTGAAAGGCTTGAAAACCAATCCTTTACAGTTGCCTTATTTGGTGCTTTCAGTGCTGGGAAATCATCCTTTGCTAATGCACTTTTAGGAGAAAGGCTTCTCCCTGTTTCACCTAATCCAACAACTGCGGCCATTAATAAAATAATGCCGATTGACGGGGAGCATCCTCACGGAACAGTGCTGGTAAAGCTAAAGGCTTTTACTACATTAATGGATGATGTGACTCGCTCGCTTGCGGCATTTGGCTCACATGCAGATACACTGCAAAACGCCGTAACATCAGCACAAGCAGTAATTGGGAACCATAACGATGTGGATGCCTATGAGAAAACACATCTAGCCTTTTTGCAAGCCTTTGTTCGCGGAATTGGAGCTTATCAGAATCAGCTGGGCGAGACGATTCAAACCGATTTAGCTAATTTTTCAGGGTTTGTTGCAAATGAAGAGAAGTCCTGTTTAGTAGAGTGGATTGAAGTGTATTTTGATTGTGAATTAACTCGAAAAGGGATTACGTTAGTGGATACTCCAGGAGCTGATTCCATCAATGCTCGCCACACAGGTGTTGCCTTTGAATACATCAAGAATTCTGATGCTATTTTATTTGTAACCTATTACAATCATGCCTTTTCAAAAGCAGACCGTGAATTTTTAATTCAATTAGGGCGTGTGAAAGACACCTTTGCACTTGATAAGATGTTTTTCATTGTCAACGCGATTGATTTAGCACACGATGAAGAGGAAATGAATGCTGTCCTTGATTATGTGGAAGATCAGCTCGTGACCTATGGAATTAGACAGCCGCACCTGTATCCTGTATCAAGTCTCATATCATTGAAAGAAAAGCTCGCAGGTCGTTTAACCGAGCAGTCAGGAATTCGTTTATTTGAAGAACGCTTCTACTCCTTTATCGAGAATGATTTGAGGGGAATCGCGGTAAATTCAGCAAAATTGGAAATGGAACGGGTACTGACGCAGCTGCAAAGCTTTATTCATTCAGCAGAAGAGGACCAAGATACAAAGGCTAAAAAGCGAATCCAGTTGGAAACAGAAAAAGTTCAAATCTCTGAACTGATCCAATCGCAGCAGACTGTTTTTGTACAAAAAAGATTGGCGCAGGAAGCTGACGAACTTGTGTTTTATATTAAGCAGCGTGTGTTCTTACGGTTCAGCGACTTTTTAAAGGAAGCCTTTAATCCTGCTCTTTTAAAGGATGATGGAAGAAATCTGAAAAAGGCACTTCAAACGGCACTTGATGGATTTCTTGAGGATTTTGGCTATGATTTTGCCCAAGAGCTGCGCGCTACTACCTTGCGCATTGAAGCTTTTATTCGCAAGAACCTAACACAGTCTGAGCGCTCAATCATTTCGGCGATAGAGGAACATAACTCGGAGCTTTCCTTCAGCAGCTACGAAATGAACCGATTGGAAGGGATTGATTTTGAAACAGCGTTCGTATCACTTGATAAAGAGCGTTTTAAAGCAGCATTAGCCTATTTTAAAAATCCAAAATCATTCTTTGAAAAAAATGAGCGGAAGCTGTTAGGTGAAGAATTAGAAGCAAACCTCCAAGAGCCTGCAGATGATTATTTAGCCGCTGGCAAGCAGAGTTTACAGGAGCATTACGGAAATCTGCTTGAAGCAGAGTTTCATCAACTGCTTGCGTATTTGACGGAGCAAGTGGAAGAATACTATCAAGGAGTACTTGCTTCGATATCAAATGAAATTCCGATTGATGAGCTTCGGGCGATTGAGAGAAATTTGCTGGTAAATGCCGAAAAAATACAGAAGCAGTAA
- a CDS encoding chemotaxis protein CheX, whose product MPLTKLATDILQGTIEAVKEVLPFELTLDKPSMFTQPYTQHCIGVLIGMTGDVRGRLIIDGDEETLGKIGEGMFGMMVEGEMLESFAGELGNMIAGTLSTFISQQGLEMDITPPTVLVGQAKIYGFEKAFRLPITVQGAGTIIILLMIEQES is encoded by the coding sequence ATGCCATTAACAAAGCTAGCAACTGATATTTTACAGGGAACCATTGAAGCTGTTAAAGAGGTTCTTCCATTTGAACTTACGTTGGATAAGCCATCCATGTTTACTCAACCATACACACAACATTGCATTGGAGTCCTTATTGGCATGACAGGTGATGTCAGAGGACGATTGATTATCGACGGAGATGAGGAAACGCTCGGTAAAATTGGTGAAGGAATGTTTGGTATGATGGTTGAAGGTGAAATGCTCGAATCCTTTGCAGGAGAACTTGGCAATATGATTGCCGGTACACTATCCACTTTCATCTCTCAACAAGGACTTGAAATGGATATCACACCACCAACAGTACTTGTTGGACAAGCAAAGATATATGGCTTTGAAAAAGCCTTTCGCTTGCCTATTACCGTCCAAGGTGCAGGAACCATTATTATTCTTTTGATGATTGAACAGGAATCATGA
- a CDS encoding nucleobase:cation symporter-2 family protein, with amino-acid sequence MKQQYFKLTSLGIQHVLAMYAGAVIVPLIIGGAIGLSVEQLTYLVSIDIFMCGIATLLQVISNRFFGIGLPVVLGCTFTAVAPIISIGNQHGISAIYGAIMVSGLFVIVVAKSFGRLVKFFPPVVTGCVVTIIGITLIPVAMNNVAGGQGSPDFGSLSNIGLAFGTLFIIILINRFFTGFIRSISILIGIIVGTVAAYFMGQVDFSPVSDASWFHLIQPFYFGMPTFELSAIITMILVAMVGLVEATGVYFALGDICEKEIKEEDLAKGYRAEGIAIIFGGIFNSFPYTTFSQNVGLIQLTGVKEKRVIIVMSFMLMGLGLLPKIGALTTVIPAAVLGGAMIAMFGMVLANGIKMLSKVDFSSQENLLIIACSVGLGLGVTAVPGLFAQMPESIRILTENGIVAGSLTAIIMNIVFNEVKKKQPSTITVQETDSTDMIVNKRKVY; translated from the coding sequence ATGAAACAGCAGTACTTCAAATTAACATCATTAGGAATTCAACATGTATTGGCTATGTATGCGGGTGCCGTTATCGTACCGTTAATTATCGGCGGAGCTATTGGTCTATCAGTCGAACAATTAACCTACCTTGTTTCCATTGATATCTTCATGTGCGGAATTGCTACCCTGCTTCAAGTAATAAGCAACCGCTTTTTTGGTATTGGCCTGCCAGTTGTCCTAGGCTGTACCTTTACAGCGGTAGCTCCTATCATTTCTATCGGTAACCAGCATGGCATTTCAGCCATCTATGGGGCCATTATGGTTTCGGGCTTGTTTGTCATTGTTGTGGCGAAATCATTTGGCCGATTGGTTAAGTTTTTTCCTCCTGTTGTCACAGGCTGTGTTGTGACGATTATTGGAATTACGCTTATTCCTGTTGCCATGAATAATGTGGCAGGTGGGCAAGGGAGTCCAGACTTCGGAAGCCTGTCAAATATTGGCCTTGCATTTGGCACCTTATTCATCATCATCCTGATCAATCGTTTTTTCACTGGATTTATACGCTCTATTAGTATTTTAATCGGGATCATTGTCGGAACAGTTGCAGCCTATTTTATGGGGCAGGTTGATTTTTCGCCGGTTTCGGATGCATCATGGTTTCATTTGATTCAACCGTTTTACTTCGGAATGCCTACCTTTGAATTATCGGCTATAATTACGATGATATTAGTCGCCATGGTTGGTCTTGTGGAAGCCACTGGAGTCTATTTTGCACTAGGTGATATTTGTGAAAAAGAGATTAAAGAAGAGGATCTAGCAAAAGGCTATCGTGCAGAAGGAATCGCTATTATTTTTGGTGGTATTTTCAATTCATTTCCATATACTACCTTTTCGCAAAACGTAGGTCTGATTCAGCTAACCGGTGTAAAGGAAAAAAGAGTCATTATTGTGATGAGCTTTATGCTGATGGGACTTGGCCTACTGCCAAAAATTGGTGCGCTGACAACAGTTATACCAGCAGCCGTATTAGGAGGAGCCATGATTGCTATGTTTGGAATGGTTCTAGCCAATGGGATAAAGATGCTGAGTAAGGTTGACTTTTCGTCGCAGGAGAACCTCCTGATTATTGCCTGCTCGGTCGGACTCGGACTCGGTGTAACGGCCGTTCCGGGACTATTCGCTCAAATGCCTGAAAGCATCCGAATCTTAACAGAAAATGGAATTGTCGCGGGCAGCTTAACCGCTATTATCATGAACATTGTTTTTAATGAAGTAAAAAAGAAGCAGCCGTCCACAATAACTGTTCAGGAAACCGATTCAACTGACATGATTGTGAACAAGAGAAAAGTATATTGA
- a CDS encoding xanthine phosphoribosyltransferase gives MEMLKKKIIQEGIVLSDSVLKVDSFLNHQIDPELMLEIGKEFSNRFAGKGITKILTVESSGIAPAVMTGLHMNIPVIFARKRKSMTLINDLLTANVISFTKNETNEISVANKYISQNDTVLIIDDFLANGQAALGLIEIVNQAKASIAGVGIVIEKAFQDGGKLLRNQGMVVESLASITSLEEGKVSFETVKAPEVMK, from the coding sequence ATGGAAATGTTAAAAAAGAAAATAATCCAGGAAGGGATTGTCTTGTCCGATTCAGTATTAAAGGTAGATTCTTTCTTAAATCATCAAATCGATCCAGAGCTTATGCTGGAGATAGGGAAAGAGTTTTCGAACCGTTTTGCAGGTAAAGGAATAACAAAGATATTAACGGTAGAGTCATCGGGAATTGCTCCAGCTGTCATGACAGGGCTGCACATGAATATACCCGTTATTTTTGCAAGAAAAAGGAAGTCAATGACGCTTATTAATGATTTATTAACGGCAAATGTTATCTCCTTTACAAAGAATGAAACAAATGAAATTTCAGTAGCAAATAAATATATTAGTCAGAACGATACGGTATTAATTATTGATGATTTCCTAGCGAACGGACAGGCTGCACTCGGATTGATTGAGATTGTCAACCAGGCTAAGGCAAGTATTGCCGGAGTGGGCATTGTCATTGAAAAGGCATTTCAGGATGGGGGTAAGCTCCTTAGAAATCAAGGAATGGTCGTAGAATCATTAGCTAGTATCACCTCATTAGAAGAAGGAAAGGTTTCGTTTGAAACGGTGAAAGCACCAGAGGTCATGAAATGA